Genomic segment of Dromiciops gliroides isolate mDroGli1 chromosome 3, mDroGli1.pri, whole genome shotgun sequence:
accagcacaatttgaatcagacttgattttgaactcaggcctggattcctcttcccccactttgcctccaggtgctaggggattaaaaacttctagagggtgggtcattgcctccaggcatgcaaaattaaagcaacaattactgttagaactgggaaaagctgcgggaatctcttcaggtttctctgaaaaagcatggttgggagagggagagatatttccttgtgtgagtaagttgctggctcttttaacaaaaataaaaagaaaaatagaaaatccacaaaaacaaagcattaacatgatcttatctcccatttgtctggttaaacagactaaaatcaaaaataggataattagggagtttaaaaggtccatttgaaaaaatttaaaggaaaacacagccagttcgccagtacttagcagttaaagggagagggaggggaaatttcttacccaaccagaagatcagaagaagactgagggttagctttcctcttcgtggtcagccatctgttaaggctaaaattctagctaaactgtctaaaatatctaatgagtggtcgccaataaattataagctttagcaagagttagacttttaagcatttattaaggagaataagaatttggtaaagagagagaaaaaggcctagattcctatctattaaagggagagcacatttctagctcccttctccgccagagtccagaggaaagagagtgagaccgagcgccagtctcttccttcctcctcccactagtccgcgtcacttcctgaagcctggtcttgccctcaaagacctttgcttcatgggcagaactcttctacagtaagtctccagcaggtggcgtcattccaatcgttacacatatatatattatctgtgtggtgtgtgtgtgtgtgtgtgtgtgtgtatggcctatcctgagtgatgtatactgctgatgtcagcaggagaaccCACTCTCCAAttgagtttgaaggacctccccttttggggaaggaagagtaaatgcttgctgaggggagtgCACTTTCTTTCTGGAGGTGCAAGCTGCAGGAGCGGATAGGAAATTTTTTCTTGgtagtttgtcctgtgggccctggctgcatgGCTGTTacccattgaagctatggaccccaggtggtgagttaacaaaggagccctgctcttttgaattagctgaactggaagtgagtttggggattgtatagacttaggttagatttagagggattatccatttttctttttccctattcccttgtctttgactttattaatttcacctttgctgtgtattttattcccattaataaaacctgattagtttgtggaaaagaggctgttaggctcctttcttattggcctgggagaaatatctaaaaaggcagttcagaggggagggagctttggacctagaggtccctcattattttggGGACCCcagtattatggtgagccacccaattaactctccccatattaaatttggcccctactatatatatataaatacacataaatatcCACATTTAATTGTAGCCTTCAACAGGGGCGGCAGGagggaaataaagtaaaaagtgcatagcagagaacaaaaaaaaaaatcctagaaggaagaaaagaaaagctgggtagctttgaaaacaatgtgtaatatttattatatagattTTCTTGAGTTGGAAATTTACTGTTTTATATCAtatatgttctgctgtgtacatagaaatgttctttttttcttttctcattttgtatttaagtttaaaattaattttaaaattactatacatctatatctatatatagtgtctactatatgccaggtactgtgcttttataaatattacttcatttgatcctcaaaacaacctgggAGGTAAGAATTCTtgttacagttgagaaaattgaggtaaacagaagttaagtgatttgcccaggtcactgctagtaagtatctgagactgaatttgaactcaggtcttcctgactccaggtccagcactccattCACCGCTGCACCTAGCTACATATGATAACTTGAGATGGAGAAAAGGTAAAGGGATATGGTTTTGTTTCAGTCTTtgcttctcagtaaatatcctttgtaaaagctaactgaggggggtgggtaggtggcacagtggataaagcactggccctggattcaggagtacctgagttcaaatccagcctcagacacttgacacttactagctgtgtgaccctgggcaagtcacttaacccccagtgcccctcaaaaaaccaaaaaaaaaaaaaaaaagctgacattAATCAGTTAATTGATAATGGGGAAATATCAACTAGTTACATGATATTAAGGGGAACACACCTGATGGGGGCTCATAAGCAATTTTATTAGAAGCCAACTCTTCAAGGTTACTTatgcctagaatcaggaaagaaGTAGTAGCCACACTGCCTTGCCAGTACACCTAGAGTTGAGAAAGTGAGCCCAAAACTAAGCATAGCATAGATaacttttttggttattttttccatttctattgctATCTTCTCCCTACTCCCTCCCAGAAGGTTCATTTCCTTATCAGTCTTTTGAAGTCAGCATCTGTCCCGGCTTTGGTCAGAGTTCCGAGGTCTTTCAGAACTCTCTTCCCATGAACTCCTCTTCTGGGTTTTATGTAATTTGTTCTCTCGACTGCTCACGTCTCAATCTGTCATATTCCTCATTTTTTATAGTGCAATTAAGTCCTATTGTAGTCCTTCAGCATGACtggttcagctgttccccaattggtATTTGCCTAGTTTGttaccagttctttgctacaacaaaaattGCTAACATACAGgaatatttatgtttttgtacatgtaggcccTTTTCTTCTGACCTTGACCTCACTGGGTATGTGCAGTTTGGCAACATTTTGCAGACCcctcatttttattgatttattttaatttatttggggggggggcagggcaatgagggttaaataactttcccagggtcacatagccagtaagtgtcaagtgtctgaggttggatttgaactcaggtcctcctgaatccagggccggtgctttatccattgtgccacctaccacCCTCCAGACCCCTCACTTTATGGAAAACTGAGAGGTGATggggatttgcctaaggtcacttaCTTCATAAGCTgtagaggcaagatttaaacgaAGCTCctccttaatatatatatatatatatatatatatatatatttgcggggcaatgggggttaagtgacttgcccagggtcacacagctagtaagtgtcaagtgtctgaggccggatttgaactcaggtcctcctgaatccagggccggtgctttatccactgcgccacctagccgcccctcctccTTAATCTAAACCATCTCTGAGACTAGTGCTTCGCTAGTAGACTTGCTACTTTTGGGCCCATCAGCATCCTCCTCTTCCGTGTCCTCACCCAGAGCCAGGCGGCAGGCAGCCCATAGGGACCTCTGGATCCGAGCCCGGCCTAAGAACAGGAACAAGGTGGGGTTGAGACAGCTATTGGCCAAGGCTAAGCCTATCACGAGGGGCTCGGCCTGGAGAGCTCGGGCCAGGAGTGCTGAGTGAGGGACTGCAATGGCTACCACCAGCCCTACCACGTGATAAGGCGTCCAACAGAGGAAGAAGCCAATCACAACCAAGGTCAACAGGCGCAGGATCTGGGGCTTTGGCCGCCCTCTCAGGTGAAACAGCAGGACTCCGTGGCAGCCAGCCACAACCCCCAGTGGCCCAAGAAAGCCCCCAGTGAAACGGATGCCGACCACAGCCCCTTCGACCTCACGGGACCCACCATAATCCACTACGCACTCATATCGTTCTGGGAAGTATTCCTGGTGAAGTCGGCGGGTCCGCACTGAGGGGAGAGTGAGCAGTAATGCCAGCACCCAGGCAACTCCACAGCCTGTCCACACCGGCCATAAACGGTCCTGGGCCCCACTCGGTCGAAGCACAGCCAGACATCGGCCAATGCTGGCACCGGCCAAGAGCAAGACGCTGGCGTACATGTTGAGCAGAATGGCCGAGGGCAGAAGGCGGCAGGCAGCGGAGCCGAAGGGCCAGTTGCCTTGATCGATGATCGGCACAGCCATGAGGGGCAGGGACAGGCAGCAGAGCAAGTCGGCGATGGCCAAGTTCAAGAACCAGATGGAGGGAGCAGACCG
This window contains:
- the C5AR2 gene encoding C5a anaphylatoxin chemotactic receptor 2, with the translated sequence MTEMENSSINYDYADYSLGPDLRVDCEPGGSCESVDPLQIAPLLLYAAVFLVGVPGNGIVAWVTGATAGRSAPSIWFLNLAIADLLCCLSLPLMAVPIIDQGNWPFGSAACRLLPSAILLNMYASVLLLAGASIGRCLAVLRPSGAQDRLWPVWTGCGVAWVLALLLTLPSVRTRRLHQEYFPERYECVVDYGGSREVEGAVVGIRFTGGFLGPLGVVAGCHGVLLFHLRGRPKPQILRLLTLVVIGFFLCWTPYHVVGLVVAIAVPHSALLARALQAEPLVIGLALANSCLNPTLFLFLGRARIQRSLWAACRLALGEDTEEEDADGPKSSKSTSEALVSEMV